In Spirobacillus cienkowskii, a genomic segment contains:
- the rsmA gene encoding 16S rRNA (adenine(1518)-N(6)/adenine(1519)-N(6))-dimethyltransferase RsmA has translation MKRKINNSPKNQAFHLHAKKTLGQNFLNDKDIIENIANSIFSLFKSNQKKYVHEIGPGSGALTQALLQKQISVLGLEKDQRAVQGLKETLELNYPNVFEVIQTDVLKWTPKMDTNLNENSECICIGNLPYYISSEILFWFSTHAKHYSHGIFMLQEEVADRLIAKPASKAYGRLTIRMQLFFEVKKLFKVPAHCFIPKPKVNSAIVQLTPKPFSFQSEKEDHAFGILTATLFSARRKMLRRALLQILTNLENKYPGKTAEFWHLANSFQVTEETRPDAISPEAVLAFHKFFLKYN, from the coding sequence ATGAAAAGAAAAATTAATAACAGTCCCAAAAATCAAGCATTCCATCTTCATGCAAAAAAAACATTAGGCCAAAACTTTCTTAATGATAAAGATATTATAGAAAATATTGCAAACTCAATTTTTTCTCTTTTTAAATCGAATCAAAAAAAATATGTCCATGAAATTGGCCCAGGGTCGGGTGCTTTAACACAAGCGCTTCTGCAAAAACAGATTTCTGTTTTAGGATTAGAAAAAGATCAAAGAGCCGTTCAGGGATTAAAAGAGACACTAGAATTAAATTATCCAAATGTCTTTGAAGTTATTCAAACAGATGTTTTAAAGTGGACGCCAAAAATGGACACTAATTTAAATGAAAACTCTGAATGTATTTGCATTGGTAATTTACCGTATTATATTTCAAGCGAAATTTTATTTTGGTTTTCGACACATGCAAAACATTATAGTCATGGAATTTTTATGCTTCAAGAAGAAGTTGCAGATAGGTTAATTGCGAAACCGGCGTCAAAAGCCTATGGAAGATTGACAATAAGAATGCAGCTTTTTTTTGAAGTTAAAAAACTTTTTAAAGTACCAGCTCACTGTTTTATTCCTAAACCCAAAGTTAATTCTGCAATAGTTCAATTAACTCCTAAGCCTTTTTCTTTTCAATCTGAAAAAGAAGATCATGCTTTTGGTATACTAACAGCAACATTATTTAGTGCACGTAGAAAAATGTTAAGGCGAGCTTTGTTGCAAATATTAACAAATTTAGAAAATAAGTATCCCGGAAAAACTGCAGAATTTTGGCATTTGGCAAATTCATTTCAAGTAACAGAAGAAACAAGACCCGATGCTATTTCGCCAGAAGCTGTTTTAGCATTTCATAAATTTTTTTTAAAGTATAATTAA
- a CDS encoding ATP-binding cassette domain-containing protein has protein sequence MEEVFGNKPNPVISFADYSLSVGFVSPIRNLSFIINEGESVAIIGPTGSGKSLLLSVIAQLIWEIDNKFLLNSFKQTGEIKILGAVFSDKKPNSNVLKLIYSQVALVSEKSAWLPVSIAENFAISQNLVGAKEILSFHELIDNLPISQHNKAMIASLAELLPSQVELPFLQQLAIIRALIRKPKVFLLDDAFLRMDPVLLKQTENLILNMSTNTTLVWATNDLYQASRVTDWTLFMQHGTAVEYTQTAQFFTNPTTQAAENFIAGRDDV, from the coding sequence TTGGAAGAAGTATTTGGTAACAAACCCAATCCAGTAATTTCTTTTGCAGATTATTCTCTTTCTGTTGGATTTGTTTCACCAATTAGAAATCTTTCTTTTATTATAAATGAGGGTGAATCTGTTGCTATTATTGGTCCTACAGGATCTGGTAAAAGTTTGTTACTTTCTGTGATTGCTCAGTTAATTTGGGAAATTGATAATAAATTTTTACTAAATTCTTTTAAGCAAACAGGGGAAATAAAAATATTAGGAGCTGTTTTTTCTGATAAAAAACCGAACTCTAATGTTTTGAAATTAATTTATTCTCAGGTTGCGTTAGTTTCTGAAAAAAGTGCTTGGTTACCTGTATCTATTGCTGAAAACTTTGCTATTTCACAAAATCTTGTTGGCGCTAAAGAAATTTTATCTTTTCATGAACTAATCGATAATTTACCAATTTCCCAGCATAATAAAGCCATGATAGCATCTCTAGCAGAGTTGTTGCCAAGCCAAGTAGAATTGCCATTTTTACAGCAGTTAGCAATTATTAGAGCGCTAATTAGAAAGCCTAAAGTATTTTTATTAGATGATGCTTTTTTACGAATGGATCCTGTATTATTAAAACAAACAGAAAATTTGATTTTAAATATGAGTACAAATACAACACTAGTATGGGCCACTAATGATCTTTATCAAGCAAGTAGAGTCACAGATTGGACTCTATTTATGCAGCATGGAACTGCTGTTGAATACACGCAAACAGCACAGTTTTTTACAAATCCAACAACTCAAGCAGCAGAAAATTTTATTGCAGGCCGTGATGATGTTTAA
- the hflX gene encoding GTPase HflX has protein sequence MLIEINQSKPLRALLVGVPTPDVSDLENQESLQELSKLVKTLGYQVAGTTFQRRQSLFGAIPLGDGKLQEIAKMTNGSGVIKSRTKKMKQNKDDPTSQQNNEAQDEELEDDDKTDSSKIDAVIVDCELTPSQIVNLKTAFNVEVYDRTGVIVAIFSKHAKTREARLQVEIARLKYLAPRIRESGNNERQGVGRGSGESNIELDKRRIRDRIAELKKEIALIQKEQGIKRKKRNEVECVALVGYTNAGKSSLMRSLTGAENLVADKLFATLDTTVRALYPETRPQILITDTVGFIRKLPHDLVVSFHSTLEEALNASLLLFVIDASDENWRNHLLVTQSTLTSIGVTQDYPNQIVFNKVDLITEEKRISLKQEYPTALFLSAHIDADIKKLREFLIEFFERDMVDEKLFIPYSIQGVIGHIRETLRVIHEQYDNSGLVCTVRGKLENIKKVRKRYGI, from the coding sequence ATGTTAATTGAAATTAATCAAAGCAAGCCTCTTAGGGCATTACTTGTTGGTGTGCCAACCCCAGATGTGAGTGATTTAGAAAATCAAGAATCATTACAAGAGTTATCTAAACTAGTTAAAACTTTGGGTTATCAGGTTGCAGGAACAACATTTCAAAGACGCCAATCTCTTTTTGGTGCTATTCCGCTAGGAGATGGCAAACTCCAAGAAATTGCTAAAATGACAAATGGTTCTGGTGTCATAAAATCACGAACTAAAAAAATGAAACAAAATAAAGATGATCCAACGTCTCAGCAAAATAATGAAGCACAAGACGAAGAGCTAGAAGATGATGATAAAACAGATTCTTCTAAAATTGATGCAGTCATTGTTGACTGTGAACTCACTCCTTCGCAAATTGTAAATTTAAAAACTGCATTTAACGTTGAAGTGTACGATCGTACAGGAGTTATTGTTGCAATATTTAGTAAGCATGCCAAAACGCGAGAAGCGCGACTTCAAGTTGAAATTGCTCGTTTAAAATATTTGGCACCTCGCATTAGAGAAAGCGGCAATAATGAAAGACAAGGCGTCGGGAGAGGGTCTGGTGAAAGCAATATTGAGCTTGATAAAAGACGTATTCGAGATCGCATTGCAGAATTAAAAAAAGAGATTGCACTGATTCAAAAAGAACAAGGAATTAAAAGAAAAAAACGAAATGAAGTGGAGTGCGTTGCGCTAGTTGGCTATACCAATGCAGGCAAATCATCATTGATGCGTTCTTTAACTGGCGCTGAAAACCTGGTTGCTGATAAGTTGTTTGCAACATTAGACACAACTGTTCGTGCATTATATCCAGAAACACGTCCGCAAATTTTGATAACAGATACTGTTGGGTTTATTAGAAAATTACCGCATGATTTGGTAGTATCATTTCATTCTACGCTAGAAGAAGCGTTAAATGCTTCGCTATTATTGTTTGTGATAGATGCCTCTGATGAAAATTGGAGAAATCATTTATTGGTGACTCAATCAACTTTAACAAGTATTGGAGTCACTCAAGATTACCCTAACCAAATTGTTTTTAATAAAGTTGATTTGATAACAGAAGAAAAAAGAATAAGTTTAAAGCAAGAGTACCCTACTGCTCTCTTTCTTTCTGCGCATATCGATGCTGATATAAAAAAACTACGAGAGTTTTTGATTGAATTTTTTGAGAGGGATATGGTGGATGAAAAGCTATTTATTCCTTATTCGATTCAGGGTGTTATTGGTCATATTCGAGAAACCCTTAGGGTGATTCATGAACAGTATGACAATAGTGGATTGGTTTGTACTGTTCGTGGAAAATTGGAAAATATAAAAAAAGTTAGAAAACGTTATGGAATATAA
- the serC gene encoding 3-phosphoserine/phosphohydroxythreonine transaminase produces the protein MNVHYFSPGPARLPNTVRNQIHEELLDTFGIDVSIMEISHRSKYFEKLNEETHAIAKKVFQVPNTHSILFTCCGAQQHFSLIPQHLSIAGDEIAYTDTGVWSHLACEEVYALPRTVHLVYDGRKYDYKSLGNPKEWQIPKNSKYVHITVNNTVYGTEYATIPTFENIPLVLDMTSSLAARTDIPWEQTGIIYASAQKNFGIAGVSVIIIRNDLLEKSPLITKQNYVAKALSYHAIHDAKSALNTPPVFSIYAMNRMLKWIDQVGGTNTMEKWALEKAKRVYTEIDSGLYIGRVEHQYRSRHNFVFKLPTEKQDEHFIAEAAKENLLEIKGYRSVGGVRASMYNGVSLESACVFAEFMQHYRKKFG, from the coding sequence ATGAACGTACACTATTTTAGTCCTGGCCCAGCTCGTTTACCAAATACAGTTCGTAATCAAATTCATGAAGAACTGCTAGATACTTTTGGTATTGACGTAAGTATTATGGAAATTTCGCATCGTTCAAAATATTTCGAAAAATTAAATGAAGAAACACATGCTATTGCTAAAAAAGTTTTTCAAGTTCCTAATACTCATTCTATTTTGTTTACATGCTGTGGAGCACAACAGCATTTTTCTCTAATTCCACAACACCTTTCTATTGCGGGTGATGAAATTGCTTATACCGACACAGGTGTATGGTCTCATTTAGCGTGCGAAGAGGTTTATGCTTTACCGAGAACTGTACACTTAGTGTATGATGGAAGAAAATACGATTACAAATCTTTAGGCAATCCAAAAGAGTGGCAAATACCAAAAAACTCAAAGTACGTCCATATCACAGTTAACAACACAGTTTACGGAACAGAATACGCAACAATTCCTACATTTGAAAATATTCCGTTAGTGCTCGACATGACAAGCTCATTAGCGGCACGTACCGACATTCCTTGGGAACAAACAGGCATTATTTATGCAAGTGCACAAAAAAACTTTGGCATTGCAGGAGTTTCTGTTATTATTATACGCAACGATTTACTTGAAAAAAGCCCTCTTATTACAAAACAAAATTATGTTGCCAAAGCTTTATCATACCACGCAATACACGACGCCAAAAGCGCATTAAATACACCTCCAGTATTTTCAATATATGCAATGAATCGTATGTTAAAATGGATTGATCAAGTGGGCGGAACAAATACTATGGAAAAATGGGCACTTGAAAAAGCAAAAAGAGTTTACACAGAAATTGATTCTGGCTTATACATTGGCAGAGTTGAACATCAATATCGCTCTCGCCATAATTTTGTTTTTAAACTACCAACAGAAAAACAAGATGAACACTTTATTGCAGAGGCAGCAAAAGAAAATCTTCTTGAAATAAAAGGATATCGCTCTGTTGGTGGTGTAAGAGCCTCTATGTATAATGGCGTCAGCCTCGAATCAGCTTGTGTATTTGCTGAATTTATGCAGCATTATCGTAAAAAATTTGGATAA